Part of the Hemibagrus wyckioides isolate EC202008001 linkage group LG09, SWU_Hwy_1.0, whole genome shotgun sequence genome, TTTATGTATGTTACATACtttatgtatgttttatacCTTGCAAAATCAGTATTGTTTATTGGTTGCCATGTATGATATAAAATTTCACAATAGGTCACTTTGATTTGGTGCTGCTTAATCTGAGACAGGTTTTTGGACTCCATTGAGTTTTACATGAAATCTTGTCTGTTTTGTACAGGGCATGGATGAAGATGCCATCAAGGAGGCCATTGAAGACACCACTGTTGGAATTTATGTTCTCAAAGAATATGCTTCAAATGATGAACCAAATGACATTGGAATTGTACTTGTAGCTGTGGCTATTCTGTTCAGACTGATGTATGCTCTAAATCTCAGCTACCCTGCCAAACTTCGCTACACCTTTGAGGTTGTCCAAAAGATTTTTATGGAACTGGATGGAGGTAAACTTTCTAACAAAGCACAAACTCTGAAAAACAGACTAGTTCAATAAAAGAGTTACAGAGTCTGAACTATAACACAACTTGATGGAGGTAAACATTTCATAAACCCTTAAACTGTTCTTAAAGGCATTGCTATATGATTTGCACTTTTTTGTGAATTCCCTGTCAGTTtacaatgttttcttttttgaagtCATTGAGTTCTAATGTAACCTTTATAACAGTGCCCCTTTTTTGCCATATTCACTTGTGATGCCATGGTTGGTTTATTTCAGTGAAATAATTTTTCTTCAGAATTCACTTTGTAACACTTCACACTTGCATTTGGCTGTGACAGTACGTTATACTTGGCCTGACGGAAATGTATGATTTGCAAAGTTAATGCTCAATATAGCTTGTTTGTATAAAGCCCTGGTTCCGCCTTTTTTGTCAGCGCTCCTTAGTATTTTCCATTGATTGTTTTCTATTTGCACACACTAAAACCTGAAACCTATACATTGTTTACTATGTGTCAGAGACATAATGAAATTACTGTTAATTTACATTATACATTTGAATAATGTTGCCACTAAGAAATTATGTTAGACTTGTCAGTGATAATTAGAGTATCATGGAcatgattaaaatacattaaaattacacaattaattgctattacagtaaattataaaaattatcTTAAGTCAACATGATTCTTTTACACTAGTCTAAcatgaattaaatattttgGTTTAACAAGCAAAAATTGTGTAATTTAGCCACATTTTGATAATGTGGGACCGATGTACACATTAAAATCAAGTAAATTCAAaggattatttttttcagtgagCTTGTCAAATTTCTTAGCAGGGATTGTGCTTTTTGCTGAGTAGTTGTCTTTAAATTTCAGGTGTTTGGTGTTGTGGTGCCACTCCAGATTTACTCTTTTACAtagtgcttgtttttttttgtggcagAACATTCATACACAATTATCTTTTACCAAGATAAAACTAAATCCCTTTTCCTATTCTGGATATGTTTTCGCCTTCTGTCGTGGAGCCGCTAAACTGTTACTTCACTGGCTATCATGGTGACATGTTCAATACTTATCTTACCTGCTGTACATATTcattgtcttttattttgtcatatttcATTGAGGATTTTTATTTTGGTATTGTTTCCTCATGAAGGGAATATTGTGTCTTGTAGAAGACAGAAGAAGATTGTGGGGTTGGAGTGAAGTTGCTTCTCTCCCAGTTTTTCAATCTGAGCCTAATAAAAATGTTACTTTTCATCGCTGACCTCGGTGACCAGAACCACATGCCATTTTATTTCAGGAAAGAAAAATTGAATGAACAGATATAGATATACCTAATACAGGTGCCATGTACAGATTTTGTCTTTAAATATGGAAAATTAATTGTACAGCTCTCTTCTCTGGATTTAGCGCTTCTTTGCTTCTTTACTAATACATTGTGAGAAGCCATGTACATCTTATTGTTTCcttgattcatttgatttgtccatggatctgacttgtttgtccagcacatcctacagatgctcaactggactgagatctgggggatttggaggccaagtcaacacctcattatAGTGCTCATCAAACTATTCTTGAGCCATTTTtactttgtggcatggtgcattatccttctgaaagaggccacagccatcagggaatacagtttccatgaaagggtgtacatggtctacaACAATGCGTAGGAAGgaggtacatgtcaaagtaacatccacatggatggcaggacccaaggattcaTAGCAGAACATTACCCAAAGCATGACGCTGTCTCCGCTGGCTTGCCTTATAATAATGCATACTGGTGCCacgtgttcccctggtaagtgacgcacatgcacccagccatccatgtgatacaaatgaaaacatgattcatcagaccaggctaccttcttccattgctccgtggtccagaaCTAATGCTCATGttcccattgttggcactttcggcggtgcacaggggtcagcatgggcaccctgactggtctgccaCCAGGGGCGTTACTAGGGCTATTCATTCGGGGCTCGAGccgtacaaaagccttaaattaaataatcctaagatagatctaaataaaatataaactgttaaagcactaagatattacagtctgaacatcatgactttctattattcaactaatgcagtatttaagttaaaatacagacatggtttaggtgaacaatgggccagaacagactccatcattcggctgttctgtcaatagaaaaggaattctcagcactataaatactagtatggtgatTGACTCAagtctctgatgattccaccctcaaagaaatagtatagaaaagtcaccaagagcatgaagtagacaagcaGCAATacagatgagagatgagagaacaataagagaagaggagctgtaaaaaataaacaaagaataattcatacagtagTGGCAGCATAAATCAGGAATCTTCTCCTGGAGAAGATGCTGGTGAACGTCTACACTGCCATCATCGAAtctatcctcacatcctccatcacagtctGGTTTGCTGCAGCTACAGCCAGGGACAAGACCAAGCTTCAGCGTGTCATCcactctgctgagaaggtgatCGGCTGCAGTCTCCCATCTCTCCAGGAGCTGTACCTCTCCAGGACCCGGAGACGCGCAGCCAAGATCGCAGCCGACCCCTCTCACGGCattaacagtttcttccctgccaataaaactttttctgattctgattctgatgaaATAATAGGTGCACGTAggatatagattattgtaaaataatagtaataataaaggatctccacggcacagctacacacacaagctgtaaaagagataatattgcatggcacacctgtgtgagagagaaaaggtaATGAaattaatgaactccttttttagtagcaagactctgaaatgatgggaggagtcagaaaaatgattgaatgaaattttctaaagttgcatactgtttgtgttcatttgtgttcattattaaacaatattacataaaaatgcttttacaaaacgtgttattcttgcttaccccctctccctaagtagcccctgatgtttcaggctcagcccctgatgtatTCAAATCCTAGATACGCCCCTGGTCACTATCCAGCATCATTTGAAGGTGGGACTTCCTTTTCTGCCACATGGTCACAGAAGCACATGGTGTGAGATGAAGGGAAGATTATTTACTTTGGTAATctaatttgaaatgaaattaacggtaaattaaaaatatatgtgcatGCATGAAGGCATTGTCGTCATGGTTTAATGTTTTGTTGGTACTTTGCATGTTGAGAAaataagtttttctttttgttgcctCAAGGCAATGTTGTATGATAAGGGCTAGTTTTTAAGGAAGTTTTTGCTGACAATGTGTTTTGATGTCATCACAAGTATTTAtgcataatataaaaatatttcttttcttttttttttttatttaattttacttcTTATAACACATTGTGCCAGAAAAATGGACATCAAGTTGTTTGATGGAAAGCAAGAGAAGAATTGGAATGTTAGGCAAATCATATctgacagtgaggacagtgaggaggagtggaatggagaaaaaaggtttatgcagaagaggaaaaataattttcattgaGGGTTTGGATTGTTGAGCTCATTTGTACACAACCAAGTCTAAtgagttgatttatttcctgtagtAGAATGGTTATGATAGGTTTATGCAGCATAAAAAAATAGTAGTCAAATgtcacactgttttatttttgctgtgtttTCATTGGCACTGGAAACttacattttgtatgttttcaTAGACAGTCAAGATGTAATACCACggaagatgatgaaggtgaaatTCTGTCTGAAGATGATGAGGTTCTCTCGATGGAAAACATGTCTCACCACTGCCTCCAGTTCACCCTGAATGGTTACAGATCCCTCCATCAGCTGGTGAAATTCTGTTTCAAACTACTTCTCTCTGATGACCTCTATGATcttattgttcatattttggtgtgatttatacacatgggtttatgcattctgacttttggaggctttattacgtcaattttatgatgaaacattaAAAGACTTTAAAGGTCATCTGTCTtgttctgatcatgttaaatacaccacattgccaaaagttttgggacgtctgcctttacatggacatgaattttaatgacatcccattcttaatccgtagATTATAATATGGATTTGGCCATATTCCATGAATATGGAACCCTTTAATGCATCAGTTGCAtttctgtgtttaaaatgtgagtgaaagcaggaaaatcaCCAAACTGGATGCTGGCCTTTCAGGACTGGAGTTTGTACCTATGGATTAGTTCATAACCAGTGTCCATCTGCTGTGTGACAGACATACGaacatgtgttttaaatgtggggtTGGTTGTCTGTATTGAACCAGGGCAAGAAGACACCGAAtaaggagtgagagtgtgagagagagtgtgtgcatgagagagtgacGCAGAGAGCAGTATGTCATCCTTTGCTTATATCTGCATGTAGACATACAGAAGGGTCTGATTGgtcctttccttccctccccTCTGACAGCTGGGTCTGAGTTCAGCGTAGCTTTGAGTTGTTTCATTCTCTTCATTCGTAGTAAGTCATTTTGCATAAAAgcaaccagcaaatccactagtgaatgctgctagaaaaatgacagtgatccgaaacacaccagcaagtccaGCTCTGAatggctacaaaaaaaaaattaatgttttgAAGTTAGCTACCTAGTTAAAGTCCAGACTTAAATCTGATTGAGATTCTGTGGCATCACTTTAAACAGACTGTTCATACTAGAAACCCtccaatgtggctgaattaaaacaatttaaaacaattctgcaaagaagagtgaAGCAAATTTCCTCCAgagtgatgtgaaagactcattgccagttattgcttatgcttgattgcagttgttCCTGCCGAAGGGGCCACAAACAGGTAATTAGGTTttgggggcaattactttttcacatagggccaggcaggtttggacagatttttacccttaataaatgattaagtattttgtatttactcGCATAATTATCTTGGTATAATAAAACTGATGATctgaatcatttatatatatatatatatgtatacacacacacacacatatatatatatatatatatatatatatatatatatatatatatatatatatatatatatatatatatatacatacagtgctgtgaaaaagtatttgcggattttatatagaataatattgaataagaaataaagctCAGATATTCAGAGATAGAcggccatgttttttttagagtgaggggaatcactgcgcatgcgcactgcGCAGTGACGCAGAACCCTTGACgtaatgtttatgtttaaactGAGTTTCTAAGGTGTCGTGGTTGTGAAGATCGCAAGACTTGGATTATCCTTTGCTTTGTGATTTTTCTACACGCCTGTTTGGGATTTCTTCTTACTCCGCTACTGGACCTGACttctacaccgactctacagcagtGATGATGAACTTCAGAGGAGGAACCGCGCTTCagcagcaccaggatgtggagcccgagcccggatggagcggactggacgacccctggaacggtcagttactgacttttctctttttctctttttctcttaagTAGAAAGGCTTTTAAACACCGaggtattacaaaaaaaaaacgcaatcgggaatatcgttttatttggttagatgatttggagaaaatctattcggctaatcgatatttggctaatcgctttacggaCACGATCATtaagctagcggacaaagcggcagactccggtgaaacgagcagggaggaaataaacagtgttaatgttttcagatatgttaaaatcagctttttataaaagtcggaatatttatttaacgcttattaaagtttactaagacaAGCCGaagagtattagcaaagattagctagacggctagttagcatgtagctaagtaattgtttttcagtgttcataggttttttttaaagagtgaataaaacaagttaaaatgtttacaataacatgatctattttattatttgaacgatttttcattgtccgtgtttgtcgagttgttaaagcggagagaggaaggggctgtgaggaaaggcagctagctgaacaaaaccaatcgctagaaataaatggagctaatgtagagtgcagcttaggcaaaaatatcaagctgtttgtttcacttctgttcagcaaggatttgtttatagctgtaatgaataaaatatttaggaGTAGTGTCATTTatgataaagggcgaatttttgagaggagacacaaatggactcaaaggggatgtgaagcgTTGGAGTAAGGAACTGATAAAGAaacactgtaatagaaatgtagttTAATCTGCATTGTTTTGGGGAAGATACTTTTGAGCATTGAGATAAGTGaccagtgtgagtaacagtgaagccgtgatagcgTAAGTAACTCCTATAAATGCAGaatataaatactgagtttttctgcactgttataggaagattacagtaatatagcTTGTGTAAATATGTCTTGTTTAgatagggaggttttcctgctttacaaaacatacacagtgctattaaaaaagggtttctgcttctttttatgagatgtttttaaatgtgccgcattgtctgttcatcttgtttgacacagggacacagagggagacgtttgtgtttccggagGATGAGGACGATGACAACTGGCCTATGAGAAGCcactctcctgtatggatcccaccacctgtggggagcccagccccacctatgagaggtcccTTTTCtgtatggaccccaccacctgtgaggagcccatccccacctatgagaggcctctctcctgtgtggaccccaccacctgtgaggagcccatccccacctatgagagggctctctcctgtatggaccccaccacctgtgaggatcccatccccacctatgagaggcctctctcctgtgtggaccccaccacctgtgaggatcccatccccacctatgagaggcctctctcctgtatggacaccaccacctgtgaggatcccatccccacctatgagaggcctctcttctgtatggaccccaccacctgtgaggatcccatccccacctatgagaggcctctctcctgtatggatcccaccacctgtgaggggcccatccccacctatgagaggcctctctcctgcatggatcccaccacctgtggggagcctctctcctctatggatcccaccacctgtatggatcccaccacctgtgaggggcccatccccacctatgagaggcctctctcctctatggaacccaccacctgtatggatcccaccacctgtgaggtgcccatccccacctatgagaggcctctctcctctatggaacccaccacctgtatggatcccaccacctgtgaggggcccatccccacctatgagaggcctctctcctgtatggatcccaccacctgtggggagcccatctccacctatgagaggcctctctcctgtatggaggAGACCATCCCCTTGCAGAAACCTCTCCTCTGTGATGAGTCTATCCCCAGTAATGCAACCATCCCCATTGAGGAGGCCATCACCTTCAGGGAATCCACAGAGTTTCACAGTTCCTCTGCCCCAGCCTCATGTCCAGATTAACCCTCACCACATTGTGGCTGGTCAGCTGTATGTTCCTgacccacgccagggcataaggaggaggagggacgaagaggatgaTCAAGAAGCCCCTCCGAGTAGACGGCAGCATGTGGATCAGGATGGGTAGCTTGGTTTCATCAGGAGGATCGTCCGATCAAGAGGATGATCAAGAAGCCCCTCCGAGTAGACGGCAGCATGTGGATCAGGATGGGTAGCTGGGTTTCATCAGTAGGATCATCAGAGCCCATCAGGAGTGGGGTTTCTATTTACATGGGAGAGCTGTATGTTCAGAAGCTCAGTCATcacctcatcttcatcacctcatatccatgatgtatggtaagtatctgtggtaagtatctgtggtaagtatctgtggtaagtatctgtggtaagtatttcacctctagatttcagcattagtcttttttttttttcagagagagATTTTAGCCTTTTAAACATGTGGGGTGGTGAGAATCTgttgtttcttttgtattttgcatttgcgtttagtttgtgttaaatgtataggatttttataatattaatgttgtttatttatatatttatatatattaataaataaatagaaattgtATTGTAGAATcatgcattgttgtaaatatgtaaatattacatttttaagatttattttttaatattaagttatacaaatgtagtGTTGCCTTATAAAatagtgtataaaatattaatatctgtaataggTCCGTGTACTTTATggtatttgaagtttctttttatgaaacagaaacaaaaaaacgaaaatgaaattgttttttaattatgtgatgaaaacgtcagacacctttttaaaattagacttgattttctttcctcatttatactttaaatataGAAAGTTTTATATCATAGAAACGGACAAACAGCTGCATTTTCTTTGTCTAAAACCGGCCGTATCTCTTCTTCTGTCATTTGTGGCAGCGTGCAGTGTTCTACCTCGGTGAAGTTAGTTATACAGACACTCagaagcggtattttagggaccgcGGTAAAACACTTCACAATTTCATTTTcgtgttttttgtttctgtttataaaaacaaacttcAAATACCAAAAAGTACACGGACCataataagtgtacagtttgtcgttgcttgtaaatagttaataaattattttttggttcaattcacacgtgtctcaagtgtctttttttataacatcataaacatttctcatttgtttctcatataattacacagtaaaaagagtagagtattgctgtattacatatcagtatttttctaaaacaacagccatgttacagtgtgaaatgctgtcagagagagagagagagagagagtgtatgtgtgtgtgtgtgtgtgtatgtgtgtgtgtgtatgtgtatgtgtatgtgtatgtgtgtgtatgtgtgtgtgtgtgtgtgtgtgtactgagatgaaatcactgaaagctaaataaaatcagaaggttgtgagttccaatcccagatccaccactaggccctcaaccctcaattactcagttatataaaataagataaaatgtaagtctctctggataagggcatctgctaaatgccagaaacgtgaatgtaaatgtctgatatCTGCCTCTTGTCTCCTCAGTTCTGGTTAAACCTATGAGAGTGTCACACTTATTCAAAACACACGTCACTAAGACCTGTTACAAACATATTCTGTCTAATTTAactctgaatgaaataaaacttcaTAAACCTCCTGATATTAATTATACTATTTTCCTTCCACCCTCATCGTCCTGACTCCTGACCCTGAGGCTGACCAGTGTGCCTGTACACCAGGGGATAGTGGATagtaaaactgctttatcttcTTCATATCTGTCTGTTGGATTTTGTACTTGTTTATTTTGGACTGCAGTTGTTGTGTCTGTTATCCAGTGTGACAGTGCTGTTAAAGATTTAATATAATTTGGTACAACTTACAAATCAACTTAAAACAGCTTTTACTTGTACTAAAGATTTTAGGagtacttctacttttacccTACTCAGAAAATTATTGGAAAGTAACagttcttttatatttatatatatatatatatatataatttctttttttttaagggaaaaaagctAATATCAGGTTCATTGTGAGAGAAGTTCACACTCTGTAGCCACTGAAGAATTTTGTTCCTGTATTTATGTCTGGTGTAAATGGAg contains:
- the LOC131359764 gene encoding cell surface glycoprotein 1-like; its protein translation is MDPTTCGEPSPTYERSLFCMDPTTCEEPIPTYERPLSCVDPTTCEEPIPTYERALSCMDPTTCEDPIPTYERPLSCVDPTTCEDPIPTYERPLSCMDTTTCEDPIPTYERPLFCMDPTTCEDPIPTYERPLSCMDPTTCEGPIPTYERPLSCMDPTTCGEPLSSMDPTTCMDPTTCEGPIPTYERPLSSMEPTTCMDPTTCEVPIPTYERPLSSMEPTTCMDPTTCEGPIPTYERPLSCMDPTTCGEPISTYERPLSCMEETIPLQKPLLCDESIPSNATIPIEEAITFRESTEFHSSSAPASCPD